Proteins from a genomic interval of Oryctolagus cuniculus chromosome 8, mOryCun1.1, whole genome shotgun sequence:
- the LOC138843430 gene encoding transcriptional coactivator YAP1-like, with product MLSYYDKKKNMKESRWWAAALHRGRSCLGGVTVAGPALPRNQHGRLECGLLEPRPSRETKMSARSGNGGAAGTVTPHWLMARPGGARMPRLSGGGRRRGRGPQGDAARESPSPSPPPSPPASPAPAAPQPPLPPARESPELPLPAGWERTSDYDGLLFYIDHDTNQTSWMDPATGQCGVIDSAPGPEGRGGTHPQGPGLRVTPWEGPGRQIPPPGPWALCGVPRRVQVAPTPSPGPWARCDPLGGSR from the coding sequence ATGTTGAGTTattatgacaagaaaaaaaacatgaaagaatcAAGATGGTGGGCAGCAGCGTTGCACAGGGGGCGGAGCTGCCTGGGAGGCGTGACCGTCGCGGGCCCCGCCCTTCCGAGGAACCAACATGGCCGCCTGGAGTGTGGCCTCCtcgagccccgcccctcccgagAAACCAAGATGTCCGCTCGCAGCGGGAACGGAGGGGCGGCCGGCACGGTGACTCCGCACTGGCTGATGGCGCGGCCAGGCGGGGCCAGGATGCCAAGGCTGAGCGGGGGCGGCCGGCGGCGGGGACGGGGACCGCAGGGCGATGCCGCCCGGGAGTCGCCATCCCCGTCCCCGCCGCCCTCACCGCCCGCGTCCCCAGCGCCCGCAGCGCCTCAGCCACCGCTGCCGCCAGCCCGGGAGAGCCCTGAGCTGCCGCTGCCCGCCGGCTGGGAGCGGACGAGCGACTACGACGGCCTCCTCTTCTACATCGACCACGACACGAATCAGACCTCGTGGATGGACCCCGCGACCGGTCAGTGTGGGGTCATCGACAGCGCCCCGGGTCCGGAAGGCAGGGGTGGAACCcatccccagggccctgggctccgTGTGACCCCCTGGGAGGGTCCAGGCCGCCAgatccctcccccagggccctgggctctgtgtgGGGTCCCCAGGAGGGTCCAGGTCGCCCCGACCCCATCCCCAGGGCCGTGGGCTCGGTGTGACCCCCTGGGAGGATCCAGGTAG